The Spirosoma radiotolerans genome has a window encoding:
- a CDS encoding winged helix-turn-helix transcriptional regulator produces MSSVSHEIFPKVGTVHSGEACTQSLQAVQDALYVLNGKWKLPIIIALSNGPKRFRELQRLVTGITAKVLSKELKELEMNEFALRHVYATMPVTVEYELTEYSQSLDSVIRALRDWGIQHRARILGKDKRDV; encoded by the coding sequence ATGAGTTCAGTCAGTCATGAAATCTTCCCAAAAGTGGGCACGGTGCATTCCGGTGAAGCATGTACGCAGAGTTTACAGGCCGTACAGGACGCGCTTTATGTGCTGAATGGAAAGTGGAAATTACCGATCATCATTGCCCTGAGCAATGGGCCGAAGCGCTTTCGGGAGTTGCAACGCCTGGTTACGGGCATTACGGCCAAGGTGCTGAGCAAGGAACTGAAAGAACTGGAAATGAATGAATTTGCCCTAAGGCATGTGTATGCAACCATGCCCGTTACGGTTGAGTATGAACTAACGGAATATAGTCAATCATTAGACAGTGTGATTCGGGCTCTGCGCGACTGGGGTATTCAACACCGGGCCCGCATTTTAGGAAAAGATAAGCGAGACGTGTAG
- the mnmA gene encoding tRNA 2-thiouridine(34) synthase MnmA, which translates to MSKHGRILVAMSGGIDSSLAAVLLHEEGYEVIGMTMKTWDYASSGGTKKETGCCSLDSINDARNIAVNLGFPHYILDIREEFGDAVIDHFTGEYLEGRTPNPCVMCNTHIKWDALLRRADRLDCESIATGHYAHIREENNRFILSKGIDSLKDQSYVLWGVSQASLSRTKLPLGHLRKSEIREMAKERGFMELVTKSESYEICFVPDNDYRGFLKRRMPGLEAEVAGGNFILEGSGKVLGKHQGYPFYTIGQRKGLGMAFGQPMFVTEIRKDTNEVVLGVDKDLFRDGMIVSKLNLQKYDRINGPLETVTKVRYKDPGTPATISQEGDKIEVLFHEGVSAIAPGQAAVFYDGDDVIGGGWIMKSFRQGDPQTHQPVAASTVA; encoded by the coding sequence ATGAGCAAACACGGACGAATTCTGGTCGCCATGAGTGGCGGCATCGACTCTTCACTAGCAGCCGTCCTGCTACACGAAGAAGGCTATGAGGTCATTGGGATGACCATGAAAACCTGGGATTATGCCTCTTCCGGCGGGACAAAAAAAGAAACGGGCTGCTGCAGCCTCGACAGCATCAACGACGCCCGCAACATTGCCGTTAACCTCGGCTTTCCCCATTATATTCTGGACATTCGGGAAGAGTTTGGGGATGCGGTAATCGACCATTTCACGGGTGAGTACCTCGAAGGCCGGACGCCCAACCCCTGCGTGATGTGCAATACGCACATCAAGTGGGACGCACTGCTGCGCCGGGCCGACCGGCTCGACTGCGAGTCGATTGCCACGGGCCATTACGCCCACATTCGGGAAGAGAACAACCGATTTATTCTTTCCAAAGGCATTGACTCGCTCAAGGATCAATCCTACGTGCTGTGGGGCGTTTCGCAGGCGAGTCTGAGTCGGACCAAATTGCCATTGGGCCACTTGCGTAAGTCCGAAATTCGAGAGATGGCCAAAGAGCGAGGCTTCATGGAACTGGTCACCAAATCAGAATCGTACGAAATCTGTTTCGTACCGGATAACGATTATCGGGGCTTTTTAAAACGGCGGATGCCGGGTCTGGAAGCCGAGGTAGCCGGCGGCAATTTCATTCTGGAAGGTTCCGGAAAAGTGCTCGGCAAACACCAGGGCTACCCATTCTACACCATTGGTCAACGCAAAGGGTTGGGCATGGCATTTGGCCAGCCTATGTTCGTTACCGAAATTCGGAAAGACACGAATGAAGTCGTGCTGGGCGTCGACAAAGACTTATTCCGGGATGGCATGATCGTCAGCAAACTGAATTTGCAAAAATACGACCGCATCAACGGACCTCTCGAAACGGTTACCAAAGTGCGTTATAAAGACCCCGGTACGCCAGCCACCATTTCGCAGGAAGGCGATAAAATTGAGGTGCTTTTCCACGAAGGAGTGTCGGCCATTGCACCCGGTCAGGCCGCGGTTTTCTACGACGGCGATGATGTAATTGGTGGCGGCTGGATTATGAAAAGTTTTCGCCAGGGCGATCCGCAAACGCACCAACCGGTTGCTGCAAGCACCGTAGCCTGA
- a CDS encoding 3-keto-disaccharide hydrolase → MKKLFLLTGLLMAVAVQVFAQSSTSSVAPSSAAPSSAAPKGHPNTASSGWKPLFASDLSDAGFPKGVWSMDDGGVLTATADKTIWTAIPYDDFILDLLFKTADGTNSGVVVHASDTTNWIPNSVEIQIADDYAKQWAESPKNWQCGAFFGHQAATKQQIVKKPDEWNRYTITCQGKMIYVVLNNQLVNTIDLSKFTSAKVNPDGSEAPSWFSKAPADLPLHGYIGLQGKHAGAPIYFRNLKIKVL, encoded by the coding sequence ATGAAAAAGTTATTTCTGCTTACAGGGCTCCTAATGGCCGTTGCTGTTCAGGTATTTGCCCAATCATCCACTTCCAGTGTGGCACCTTCCAGTGCGGCACCCTCCAGTGCGGCACCCAAAGGTCATCCAAACACCGCATCATCTGGTTGGAAGCCCTTGTTTGCCAGCGACCTTTCGGATGCCGGATTTCCCAAAGGCGTGTGGAGTATGGACGACGGGGGCGTTTTGACGGCAACTGCCGATAAAACCATCTGGACAGCCATTCCTTACGACGATTTCATACTTGATTTGCTCTTCAAAACCGCCGATGGCACCAATAGTGGCGTAGTTGTTCATGCCAGCGATACAACGAACTGGATTCCAAACTCAGTCGAGATTCAGATTGCCGACGACTATGCTAAACAATGGGCCGAATCGCCCAAAAACTGGCAGTGTGGTGCTTTTTTTGGGCATCAGGCAGCCACCAAACAACAAATTGTTAAAAAGCCCGATGAGTGGAACCGATACACGATTACGTGTCAGGGCAAAATGATTTACGTCGTCCTTAACAATCAACTGGTCAACACCATCGACCTGTCGAAATTCACCTCGGCCAAAGTGAATCCTGATGGCTCAGAAGCCCCATCCTGGTTCAGTAAAGCCCCCGCCGACTTGCCTTTACACGGCTACATTGGCTTACAGGGCAAGCATGCCGGTGCGCCCATTTACTTCCGGAATTTGAAAATAAAAGTCCTGTAA
- a CDS encoding HAD family hydrolase, translated as MPNTPSGAHDWAGQSWAALFDMDGVLIANTDFHINAWLQFAQQHNQPLTRDQYVEHINGRVAADAMTYVFQRPILPGELIVLTEEKEAIYRELYRPHRQPTPGLLDFLAALRAQSVKLAVGTSAPESNVLFTLDELPLRPYFDTVVDASMVHRGKPDPEIYLTAAQRVGVEPAQCVVFEDAFAGIEAGLRAGMKVIALATTHTHDELADTGASLIVDDFTDLSVAAVRALLDT; from the coding sequence ATGCCCAACACTCCATCTGGCGCCCACGATTGGGCCGGCCAATCGTGGGCCGCTCTTTTTGACATGGACGGCGTCCTGATCGCTAATACCGATTTCCATATCAATGCCTGGCTGCAGTTTGCTCAGCAACATAACCAGCCGCTTACCCGCGATCAATATGTCGAACATATCAACGGGCGTGTGGCTGCCGACGCGATGACCTATGTCTTCCAGCGCCCCATTTTGCCCGGCGAGTTGATTGTGCTGACTGAAGAGAAAGAAGCTATTTATCGCGAATTATACCGACCACACCGTCAGCCCACACCGGGTTTGCTGGATTTTCTGGCGGCTTTGCGTGCTCAGTCCGTTAAGCTGGCCGTTGGCACGTCGGCTCCGGAAAGCAACGTGTTATTCACTCTGGATGAGCTTCCGTTAAGACCTTACTTCGATACAGTTGTAGATGCCAGCATGGTTCATCGCGGCAAACCCGACCCGGAGATTTACCTGACGGCCGCTCAGCGCGTCGGTGTCGAACCCGCTCAGTGTGTGGTGTTCGAAGACGCCTTTGCCGGTATCGAAGCGGGCCTCCGGGCAGGCATGAAAGTGATTGCATTAGCCACGACGCATACGCACGACGAACTCGCCGATACGGGTGCCTCTCTTATTGTCGATGATTTTACTGACTTAAGCGTTGCTGCCGTTAGGGCATTACTTGATACCTAA
- a CDS encoding agmatine deiminase family protein translates to MTTQPLAETPNQPFIPAREGFFFPAEWHPHVAIWLSWPHTEASWTRERQELMFPAYIEFIKAIAESEQVCINAHNEEVMQAATLRLLAAGADMNRITLLPHPTNDSWCRDHGPAFLINPQTKKRMIVNWGYNAWGNKYPPYDRDDRIPIEIAQYRQLDYVTPAASTGSIIMEGGSVEFNGAGTVLTSRACLLNQNRNSHLTQAQIEQYLRDYYGVQQVLWVEEGIVGDDTDGHIDDTVRFVNEDTVLAAYEANPQDDNYPFLQDIHRELREMRLLNGKPLTIVELPMPDPVYSDGLRLPASYANFLITNKSVIVPTFRCDKDQLALDIIGSCFPDRKIIGIDSTDIVWGLGSFHCLSQQEPSV, encoded by the coding sequence ATGACTACACAGCCCTTGGCAGAAACGCCAAATCAACCATTCATTCCCGCTCGTGAGGGATTTTTCTTTCCTGCCGAATGGCATCCGCACGTAGCAATCTGGCTTAGCTGGCCCCATACCGAAGCGTCCTGGACCAGGGAGCGGCAGGAATTGATGTTTCCGGCTTACATCGAATTTATCAAAGCCATTGCTGAAAGTGAACAAGTCTGTATCAATGCGCACAATGAGGAGGTGATGCAGGCCGCTACCCTACGCTTGCTGGCTGCCGGTGCCGATATGAACCGCATTACTTTATTGCCTCACCCGACCAACGATTCGTGGTGCCGCGATCATGGCCCGGCCTTTCTGATCAATCCCCAAACAAAAAAGCGGATGATCGTGAATTGGGGCTACAATGCCTGGGGCAACAAGTACCCTCCTTATGATCGCGACGACCGGATTCCAATAGAAATTGCCCAGTATCGCCAGTTGGATTATGTAACACCGGCAGCCTCCACGGGGAGCATCATTATGGAAGGCGGATCAGTGGAATTCAACGGAGCTGGAACCGTATTGACCAGTCGCGCCTGTCTGCTCAATCAGAACCGGAATTCGCACCTGACCCAAGCCCAAATCGAGCAGTATCTACGGGATTACTATGGGGTTCAGCAGGTGTTGTGGGTTGAAGAGGGCATCGTGGGCGATGACACCGATGGCCACATTGATGATACGGTTCGTTTTGTGAATGAGGATACCGTACTAGCCGCTTACGAAGCGAACCCGCAGGACGACAATTATCCGTTTTTACAGGATATTCACCGCGAGCTTCGGGAGATGCGCCTGCTAAACGGCAAGCCACTTACCATCGTCGAACTACCCATGCCCGATCCCGTTTACAGCGACGGACTGCGTTTGCCTGCCTCCTACGCCAACTTCCTGATTACCAACAAATCGGTTATCGTGCCGACTTTCCGATGCGACAAAGACCAACTGGCTTTAGACATTATCGGTTCGTGCTTCCCTGACCGCAAAATCATTGGTATTGACTCAACCGATATCGTGTGGGGCCTCGGCAGTTTTCACTGCCTGAGCCAGCAGGAACCTTCTGTTTAG
- a CDS encoding peptidylprolyl isomerase, with product MRHFTGGFLLALLVTACKTAAPVVQQTPPEPVILTLGNKAFTTSDFFQSFTKNQLSSDSAQRTDIKNYFDLYTNLKLKVLAAEAGGRDTTEAFREEMSTYRKQLAQSYLTDKVLVESLAAEAYQRMQTEVNASHILIPVSEYALPADTLTAYQTILALRKQAQDGADFAKLARENSNDVRTAENGGNLGYISAFGVVYPLETAAFTTPVGSVSAPVRTRFGYHIVKVNDRRPSRGRVRVAHILVQMSPSANEAGQKAAKERIDGAYAQLQKGASFDQVCRQVSDDATSRANGGILPTFEPGRWVPAFEDAAFALTKPGDYSKPVRTNYGWHIIKLIERKPLDSYTTLGPSLRQRVTTDSRADILRQATVQRLQKEYAVQPDQTVLQSALAKADSSLLRGQWRFSEPLDPALQNKTLVLINKQPYSVNQFFDYVRQKQQPPRNPAVAATSPAPSAVDRPVGGSPAIAMHRLFDRFVGDQLMSVEEANLDKKSPEFRALLNEIRDGVLLSQVMEQNVWERSMVDSTGQRQYYEQNKDKYRFPERALATIVVAQNDSLLKQATTLLSGRPPYQLRRSATPLTFAKSQTTLTPTLRESLFDVLVVMSANPDYLVEVSGSHDPTERDSVSAGRIRQVVSYLQKNGISLNRIMEKDFQGARPGATKDAQRNVSFQYFSNAKDDIAKVINSKSNLPATGAPRPADSPAVIITTGLFARGENPYLDSITDWKVGATPLHRDNKAISVTIERLEPARVKTFAEARGTVINEYQATLEKQWLAQLRQTYPVKVNDDEIRKLAK from the coding sequence ATGCGCCATTTCACCGGCGGCTTCTTGCTGGCTCTACTTGTAACAGCCTGTAAAACAGCCGCACCAGTTGTTCAGCAAACACCACCAGAACCCGTTATTCTGACGCTGGGAAACAAAGCCTTTACGACCAGCGATTTTTTTCAGTCATTTACCAAGAATCAGCTCTCGTCTGATTCAGCCCAACGAACCGACATAAAAAATTACTTCGATCTGTACACCAATCTAAAGCTGAAAGTGCTGGCTGCCGAAGCCGGTGGCCGCGACACGACCGAAGCGTTTCGGGAGGAAATGAGTACCTACCGAAAGCAGTTGGCGCAGTCGTATTTAACGGATAAAGTGCTGGTGGAGTCGCTGGCGGCCGAAGCCTATCAGCGGATGCAGACGGAAGTCAACGCATCGCACATTCTGATTCCTGTTTCTGAATACGCTCTCCCTGCCGACACCCTGACGGCGTACCAGACAATCCTCGCCTTGCGCAAACAGGCACAGGATGGAGCCGACTTTGCTAAGCTGGCGCGCGAAAACTCCAACGATGTAAGAACGGCCGAAAACGGCGGCAATCTGGGCTACATCTCCGCTTTTGGCGTTGTCTATCCGTTAGAAACAGCCGCCTTTACTACACCCGTTGGCAGCGTTTCGGCCCCCGTCCGTACGCGATTTGGCTATCACATTGTTAAAGTAAACGATCGGCGGCCAAGCCGGGGCCGGGTGCGGGTGGCGCATATTCTGGTTCAAATGAGTCCGTCGGCTAATGAAGCCGGGCAGAAAGCGGCCAAAGAGCGAATTGATGGCGCTTATGCCCAGCTCCAAAAAGGGGCATCGTTCGATCAGGTTTGCCGCCAGGTTTCCGACGATGCGACATCCAGGGCCAACGGTGGTATATTACCCACGTTTGAACCTGGCCGGTGGGTACCCGCTTTTGAAGATGCGGCTTTCGCGCTGACCAAACCGGGTGATTATTCAAAGCCCGTTCGAACCAATTACGGCTGGCACATTATCAAACTCATCGAACGCAAACCACTGGACTCCTACACGACGCTGGGCCCTTCTCTGCGGCAACGCGTAACGACCGATAGCCGGGCGGACATTCTCCGACAGGCAACCGTACAACGCCTGCAAAAAGAGTATGCCGTACAACCCGACCAGACCGTCTTACAAAGTGCGCTGGCTAAAGCCGACAGCAGCTTACTGCGTGGCCAATGGCGCTTTAGCGAACCACTCGACCCGGCCCTGCAAAACAAGACGCTTGTATTGATCAATAAGCAGCCCTACAGTGTCAACCAGTTTTTTGATTACGTTCGGCAAAAGCAGCAGCCTCCGCGGAATCCGGCAGTAGCCGCCACCAGTCCGGCACCATCGGCAGTGGATCGCCCCGTTGGGGGTTCGCCAGCGATTGCCATGCATCGACTGTTCGACCGATTTGTGGGAGATCAGTTAATGTCGGTGGAAGAAGCGAATCTGGACAAAAAGTCGCCTGAATTCCGGGCGTTGCTCAATGAAATTAGAGATGGTGTACTGCTTTCGCAGGTTATGGAGCAAAACGTATGGGAACGCTCGATGGTCGATTCGACGGGCCAGCGGCAATATTATGAGCAGAACAAAGACAAATACCGGTTTCCTGAACGGGCCTTGGCGACTATCGTCGTTGCCCAGAACGATAGCCTGCTGAAACAGGCAACTACGCTGCTCAGCGGACGCCCCCCCTATCAGCTTCGGCGTTCGGCGACTCCGCTCACGTTTGCTAAAAGTCAAACGACGTTAACGCCCACTCTGCGCGAAAGCCTGTTTGATGTTCTGGTCGTGATGAGCGCCAATCCTGACTATCTTGTCGAAGTGAGTGGTTCGCATGACCCTACAGAACGCGATTCGGTTTCGGCCGGGCGCATCAGGCAAGTGGTTAGTTATTTGCAGAAAAATGGCATTTCCCTCAACCGCATCATGGAAAAAGACTTTCAGGGTGCGCGACCGGGAGCTACTAAAGATGCCCAGCGCAACGTATCTTTTCAATATTTCAGTAATGCAAAAGATGACATCGCGAAAGTTATAAACAGCAAATCGAATCTTCCCGCGACCGGAGCACCTCGCCCTGCCGACAGTCCGGCCGTAATCATTACAACGGGCTTATTTGCCCGGGGTGAAAATCCCTATCTCGATAGCATTACCGATTGGAAAGTAGGCGCAACGCCTTTGCATCGCGACAATAAAGCTATTTCCGTGACTATTGAACGCCTTGAACCGGCTCGGGTCAAAACATTTGCCGAAGCAAGGGGGACTGTCATCAATGAATACCAGGCGACCCTCGAAAAGCAATGGCTGGCCCAGCTCCGGCAAACCTATCCGGTGAAAGTCAACGACGATGAAATCCGGAAGCTGGCAAAGTAA
- a CDS encoding peptidylprolyl isomerase — MKKVISSALVMLVGWFLTIPTFGQGQGVSLNRIIAKVDNYYVLQSDLEEAYQSYVGQNQTPPQKCQLLESLVINKMMLAKAEIDSVVVDDKIVDSELDSRMQYMIQQFGSDKNIVEAYGKSLEMLKSELRTQVKDQKIVQKMQQKITSDVKVTPRDVRKFYDGIPKDSLPYIPAEVEVGQIVRFAKPTKEQKEVLRQKLLDFKQRVEKGEDFAKLAKENSEDVGSAQNGGDLGFAKRGMMVAPFEGAALKLKPNQLSDVVESDFGLHLIQLIETRGAEYHARHILLRPDYNRLDVSGPTHYLDSLRNLIQIDSLKFDKAAKEYSEDKNTADAGGLIRDAQSGSSRLAMDGTMEYAMFQMLDTMKVGNVSAPLPYRTEDGKSAVRLLYFKSKIPPHTADFTKDFEKLQAIVLSNKKNRAIDDWFRKSIADVYITVDPEYHGCRIFGTTQGSAATLSGGGNE, encoded by the coding sequence ATGAAAAAAGTAATCAGCAGTGCGCTTGTGATGTTGGTCGGTTGGTTTCTGACCATACCCACCTTTGGGCAAGGCCAGGGCGTTAGCCTGAACAGAATTATCGCTAAAGTTGACAACTACTACGTGCTTCAGTCCGATCTGGAAGAAGCCTACCAGTCGTACGTTGGCCAGAACCAGACACCCCCACAAAAATGTCAGTTACTGGAGAGCCTTGTCATCAATAAAATGATGCTGGCCAAAGCCGAAATTGACTCCGTGGTGGTCGACGACAAGATCGTCGACAGCGAACTCGATTCGCGGATGCAGTACATGATTCAGCAGTTCGGCTCCGATAAAAACATCGTGGAAGCCTACGGTAAAAGTCTGGAGATGCTGAAAAGTGAGTTGCGGACGCAGGTGAAAGACCAGAAGATTGTTCAGAAAATGCAACAGAAAATTACGAGCGACGTAAAGGTAACTCCGCGCGATGTTCGTAAATTTTATGATGGCATCCCTAAAGACAGCCTGCCCTACATACCTGCCGAAGTAGAAGTAGGTCAGATTGTTCGGTTTGCGAAACCAACCAAAGAACAGAAAGAGGTATTACGTCAAAAACTGCTCGACTTCAAGCAACGGGTTGAAAAAGGCGAAGACTTTGCCAAGCTGGCCAAAGAAAATTCAGAAGACGTTGGCTCGGCGCAGAATGGGGGCGACCTCGGCTTTGCCAAGCGTGGTATGATGGTCGCGCCGTTTGAAGGAGCCGCCCTCAAACTAAAGCCAAATCAGCTTTCAGACGTCGTCGAGTCGGACTTCGGCCTCCACCTTATTCAGTTGATCGAAACGCGCGGTGCCGAATACCATGCTCGGCACATTCTGCTTCGGCCCGATTATAACCGGCTGGACGTTTCGGGCCCCACGCATTACCTGGATAGCCTCCGGAATCTGATTCAAATCGACTCGCTGAAGTTTGATAAAGCTGCCAAAGAGTATTCTGAAGACAAGAATACCGCCGATGCGGGTGGATTGATTCGTGATGCTCAGTCGGGTAGCAGTCGGCTGGCGATGGATGGAACGATGGAATATGCAATGTTTCAGATGCTCGATACCATGAAAGTTGGTAACGTTTCGGCGCCACTACCTTACCGTACGGAAGATGGTAAAAGCGCGGTACGATTATTGTACTTCAAAAGCAAAATCCCCCCGCATACGGCCGATTTCACAAAAGATTTCGAGAAATTGCAGGCCATCGTGTTAAGCAACAAAAAGAACCGTGCTATCGACGACTGGTTCAGAAAATCCATCGCCGACGTGTACATCACTGTTGATCCTGAGTACCATGGCTGTCGGATATTCGGCACCACGCAGGGCAGCGCAGCGACGCTGAGCGGTGGAGGAAATGAATGA
- a CDS encoding AAA family ATPase, which yields MPYSSDVAAAEALTVSYQKLKTEIAKVVIGQDETVRLLLTAIFCQGHCLLVGVPGLAKTLLIQTIAGALDLDFNRIQFTPDLMPSDILGSETLDQERNFKFIRGPIFANIILADEINRTPPKTQSALLEAMQEYSVTIAGQKYGLGRPFFVLATQNPIEQEGTYPLPEAQLDRFMFNIYLDYPSYQSEVDIVKNTTSDKRYDVQRVITGEEIREFQQLVRRVPVVDNVIEYAVSLVHKTRPNTEKAAADANSYLEWGAGPRASQSLILAAKCNALLSGKYSPDIEDVRAVALPILRHRVVRNFKAEAEGISVEQLIKRLL from the coding sequence GTGCCCTACTCATCGGATGTTGCGGCTGCCGAAGCCCTTACAGTTTCCTATCAGAAATTAAAAACTGAAATTGCAAAAGTTGTTATTGGTCAGGATGAAACGGTTCGCTTGCTGTTAACTGCCATTTTTTGTCAGGGGCACTGCCTGTTGGTTGGTGTGCCGGGGCTGGCCAAAACGCTGTTGATTCAAACCATCGCTGGCGCGCTCGATCTTGATTTCAACCGGATTCAGTTTACGCCCGATTTGATGCCATCGGACATTCTTGGTTCTGAAACGCTGGATCAGGAACGCAATTTCAAATTTATCAGAGGCCCTATTTTCGCTAATATCATTCTGGCCGATGAAATTAACCGGACTCCTCCCAAAACGCAGTCGGCCCTGCTCGAAGCGATGCAGGAATACTCCGTAACGATTGCGGGTCAGAAATATGGCTTAGGTCGCCCCTTCTTCGTGTTGGCTACTCAAAACCCAATCGAGCAGGAAGGTACCTATCCCCTACCTGAAGCGCAGTTGGACCGGTTTATGTTCAATATTTACCTGGATTACCCGTCGTATCAGTCGGAGGTAGACATTGTCAAAAACACAACGTCGGATAAGCGATACGATGTGCAACGAGTCATCACCGGCGAAGAAATCAGGGAGTTTCAGCAGCTCGTACGTCGGGTACCAGTGGTCGATAATGTCATTGAATACGCCGTTTCTCTCGTCCACAAGACCCGGCCCAACACCGAAAAAGCGGCAGCCGATGCTAACTCTTATCTGGAATGGGGAGCAGGCCCACGGGCTTCACAATCGCTGATTCTGGCCGCTAAATGCAATGCCCTGCTATCAGGTAAGTATTCGCCCGATATCGAAGACGTCCGGGCCGTAGCGTTGCCTATTCTGCGTCACCGGGTGGTGCGGAACTTCAAAGCGGAAGCGGAAGGTATATCGGTTGAGCAGTTGATTAAGCGCCTACTCTAG